The nucleotide sequence TCAACGAGGCGACGATGATCGACTTCGAGTCGGCTTTCGTCGACCACCACGAGGCGATGGACGTCTGTGAGGGGACGCTCAAGGCCGCCTACGAGGGCGTCGCCGAGAACTGCGCCGAGGAACTCGAACTGCTGGGTTACGACGACTTCGCGGTCCCCGAGGACGACTTCCCGCGGCTCACCTACGAGGAGGCCATCGAGCGGGTCAACGCCACGGGCGAACTCGACGAACAGTTCGTCTGGGGCGACGACCTGCCGACCGAGGCCGAGAAGGCGCTCGGCTCGGACGTCGGCGGCCACTACTTCATCACCGACTGGCCCTCCGAGATCAAGCCGTTCTACATCCAGGACTACGACGACGACCCGCAGCTCTCGAAGGGCTTCGACCTGATGCACCCGCGGATGGAGCTCGTCTCGGGCGGGCAGCGCGAACACCGCTACGACGAACTCGTCGCCGGCTTCGAACAGCAGGGTCTCGACCCCGAGCAGTTCGACTACTACACCCGGATGTTCCGCTACGGGATGCCGCCCCACGCCGGGTGGGCCTACGGCGTCGAGCGGCTGGTGATGACGATGCTGGATCTGGACAACATCCGCGAGGCTGTCCTGTTCCCGCGAGACAGGCAGCGTCTGAGCCCGTAGGGCGACCCCCGCTCCGCCGATCGAATCATCGCTCGAATCCTCCGTGACGGTCGCGGCGCCGTTCCGACAGGGCTTAACGACCCCCGGCCCGTCGTCGGTGACATGAGCGAACAGTCGCGGGGGGCCGACGCGACGGCGTTCGTCCCCGGTCACGTCACCGGCTTCTTCAGCCCGTATCCGGACGACGACCCCGAACGGGCGGGGTCGCGCGGGGCGGGGGTGACCCTCTCGGACGGCGTCCGCGTGACGGTGCAGCCGGCCGACGACGCGCCGCGGATCACCCTCGACGGCGAGGACTGTCCGATGGCGGCCGTGGAGACGGTGCTCTCGGCGCTCGACGTCGCCGACCGGGCGCGGGTTATCGCGGAGGGCGACCTCCCGCTCGGGACGGGGTTCGGCGTCTCGGGGGCGATGGCCCTCGGGACGGCGCTCGCGGCCAACCGCGCCTTCGGGTGCGAGCGGTCGACGAACGCCCTCGTGACCCTCGCCCACCGGGCGGAGGTGGTCGCGGGGACCGGCCTCGGCGACGTGGTTGCACAGGCCCGCGGCGGGGTGCCGATCCGTCTCGACCCCGGCGCGCCCGCGCACGGTCGACTCGACGCCGTCCCGGAGCGGGCGCGCGTGGAGTACCTCACGCTGGGTGACCTCTCGACGGCGGCGGTCCTCGCCGGCGACACCGACCGGCTGGTGACCGCGGGCGAGGCGGCCCTCTCGCGGCTGGTGGATCGGCCGACCCTGTCGACGCTGCTCGACGAATCGCGGCGCTTCGCCGACGAGACGGGGCTGGTGACCGACCGACTCGCAGAGGTCCTCTCGGCCGTCGACGACGCCGGCGGGCGGGCTTCCATGGCGATGCTCGGGGAGACGGTGTTCGCACTCGGGTCGGGGCTCTCCGACGCGGGCTACGACGCGACGGTCTGTCGGACCTACGACGCGGGTGCGCACCTCGCCGACGACTGATCGGGGCGCTTTTGTTCGGGCCGGCGTATCGGACGCGCATGGTCGAGGCCGAGATTCCGGCGGATCACCCCCGTCACGACTCGCTGGTGACCCGCCACCGCGTCGAGGCGGGCGTCGAGAAGGGCATCACCAGCCGGCAGGGCCTCATCGCACAGGGTCGTGGCGAGGCCTTCGACTACCTGCTCGGCGAGCGGACCATCCCCTCGGCGGACGCGGCGGCGCGGGCGGCTGCTGCCCACCTCCTGCTCGCCGATCATCCCGTCGTCGCCGTGAACGGCAACGCGGCGGCGCTCGTCCCCGCGGAACTGGTCGACCTCGCCGACGCCGTCGGGGCCGACCTGGAGGTGAACCTGTTCAACCGGACGGACGAGCGGATACGGGCCATCGCCGACCACCTCCGCGAGCACGGCGCACGCGAGGTGAAGGGGATGGCCGCCGACGCCCGCATCCCGAACCTGGCCCACGAGCGCGCGAAAGTCGACGCGGACGGTATCGCCGACGCCGACGTCGTGTTGGTGCCGCTGGAGGACGGCGACCGCGCCGCGGCCCTCGCCGACCTCGGGAAGGTCGAACTCGTGATCGATCTGAACCCGCTGTCGCGGTCGGCGCAGGTCGCGGACGTCCCGATCGTCGACAACATCCTGCGTGCGGTCCCGCGGATCACGGCACACGCCCGCGACCTGGCCGACGCCGACCGGGCCGAACTGGAACGGCTCGTCGCGGAGTTCGACCCGGACGCGACGCTCGCCGCCGCCGAGCGCGCCATCCGGGGCGGCGACTTGGACTATAGTAGCGGTTGAAATCATCGCACATCCGATCGTACGCAGTCCGGCGATCGGATGTGTAAACAGTTTCAACCGCTACTATAGAACCCGCTGACGAAGACGGCGAGCCACTGGCGCGGATCGGGCCGTCGACGGACCTCCACCCGTTCGATCCACTTCACCCACTGGAAGCCGCGGCGATCCGGGGCGACGAGACGGAGCGGGTAGCCGTGGCCGTGGTCGAGCCGTTCGCCGGAGAGATGCGTCGCCAGCAGGGCCTCCCGGGCCTCCGGCAGCGGGAGGCTCCACCGGTAGCCCGTCACCGAGTGGACCGTCACCCACGCGGCGTCGGCCGTCGGCTCCGCGGCGTCGACGAGCGTGCCGAGGTCGAGCCCCCGCCAGTCGCGCTCGGCGTACCACCCGCTCGTACAGTCGAGGAGCGCCCGCCGTTCCGTGGCAGGTTGCAGGTCGTCGACGCCGAGTGCCAGCGGGCGGGCGACCCGTCCGTCGACGGTCAGCGTCCACGCCGCCGGCTCGACGGGCGCCGGGTCGTCCACCACCCAGCTCGTGACCGGGAGGTCGCTCCCGGCGTCGAGTTCGCGCGACCCGGTGAACCGCCGGGACGCGGCGGGCGTTTCCAGCAGGGCCGCGAGCCGTCGCAGAATCCACGCCGTCGCGCCGCCGGCGGCCACAAGCGCCGCGTACTGGAGCGCGACCCGGCGGTCCCGGACGTCCCGGCCCCGGAGCGGGCGAAAGCGCGACCGCAGGTGCACCAACAGGAGAGGTCCGACAAGCAGGCCGAACAGGATGTGGAGGTTGAGGAGCGTCCAGACACCGAGCGGCGCGGTGACGCCCAGGGCCCACCCGACGCCCGTCGCGCCGGCGGCCACGGCGACGGCCGCGAGACAGACGGAGAGTGGCGTGGCGCGGTCCCAGGCCCGCCGGTCGCGGACGCGGCCGGCGACCCGGCGGAACTTCGCGGCGAGGAGCGGGAGGAGCGACAGCCCGGCGACGGCGTGGATCCAGAAGACGGCGGCGTCCGACGGGTGGCCGAGCCAGAAGCTCGTGACGCCGGTCGCGACGGCGACGCCGACGGCGGCGAACAGCGACCAGTCGACGATCCGCGGGGGTGGAGCGAGTTCGCCGGGGACCGACACCATGTGTGACGGTACCGTCCACCGGGCAAAAACCCGTCGCGCTACCGGGCGTCGTCGATGGCGCGTTCGAGCCGATCGAGTCCCGTCTCCAGACGGTCGAGGCTGTTGGCGAAGCTCAGGCGGACGTGGCCGTCGCCCGCCTCGCCGAACCCGTCGCCGGGCGCGAGGACGACGCCGTACTCCCGGAGCAGGTGCTCCGCCATCTCCAGGCTCGTCCCCGGCAGGTCCGGATCGAGGAAGGCGTAGAACGCGCCCTCCGGTCGGGGACAGGTCAGGCCGTCGATGGTCGCGACCCGGTCGACGACGTAGTCGCGGCGCTCGCGGAAGGCGTCGTACATGTCGGCGGCGGCGTCCTGGGGCCCGGTCAGGGCCGCGAGGGCGGCGTGCTGGCTCACGCTCGACGCACAGGAGGTGGTCGACTCGTGGATCTTCGTCGCCTGATCGACGATGTCGGTCGTCCCCGCGAGCCACCCCACCCGCCACCCGGTCATGGCGTAGCGCTTCGAACAGGAGTTGACCGTGAGGACGTTCTCGGGGTGGCCGGTCATGGCGGCGACACCCTGGGGGTCGCGCCCGTAGGAGAGGCCGAGGTACACCTCGTCGGCGACGACGTAGGCGTCGTGCTCGGCGGCGGCGTCGACGACGGCGTTGACGGCGTCGGCGTCGTACGTCCGTCCCGTGGGGTTGTTGGGCGAACAGAGGATCACGAGCGCCGTGTCGGGGCCGATGGCGTCGACGAGGCGGTCGGCGTCGAGGGCGAACCCGTCGTCGGCGGGCATCGGGACCGGCGTGGGGACGCCGTCGGCCATCCGAACCTGAACCCAGTAGTTGGGGAATCCGGGCGTCGGGAAGACGACCTCCTCACCGGGCGAGACGGTACAGAGGGCGGCGAGGTGCAGCGCCTCCATCCCGCCCGCGGTGACGATCACCTCGTCGGGGGCGACTTGGACGCCGTAGTCGTCGGCCATGTGGTCGGCGATGGCCGCTCTGAGCTCCGGGTTGCCGGCGTTGGTGGTGTAGCTCGTGTGGCCGTCCCGCGCGGCCGTGCAGGCGGCGTCGACGACGTGTTCGGGCGTCTCGAAGTCGGGAATGCCGACCTCCAGTCGCACGAGGTCGTCGTCCATCTCCTCGGCGATGTCGAACATGTAGCGGATGCTGGAACGCTCGACGGCACGGACGCGGTCGGTGGGTCCGAGTGTCATAGTCGGCGGTGGCCGGGCGGGCGCAAAAGGCGTTCGATCCCCGTCAGCTACATCCCCCCGCGGCGTCGACTCCCTCCATGGCATCCCGACCGCACTTCTTCGGCGTCTACCACTGGCGCGAACGCCTCCCCCGAATCGCCGCCGCGGCGGTTCTCCTCTGGGCCGCCGTCGTCGCCTACCGGCGCGGGGGGCGGACGCTCCGGGCCGTCGCCGTCGGCGTCGCGGCGGGCGCGCTCTACCGCGGCGGCGACGCCGCCCGCCGCCTCTGTTCGCCGGCCCCGTGGGCGCTCGACCGCGCCAAGTACGACGCGCTGGGGTCGATCCTGTCGCTCGAGGACGCCGACCGCGTCCTCGACGTGGGGTGTGGCTCCGGGCGGTCGATCGTCGGCCTCGCGCCATCCCTCCCCGACGGCACGACGGTGGTCGGCCTCGACCCCTTCGACGACCGGGTGATCCTCGGCAACGGCCCGGCGCTGGCGCGACACAACGGGGCGCTCGCGGGCGTCGACGTGTCGCCGGTCGCGGGCGACGCCGCCCGCCTGCCCCTCGCGGACGGGTCGGTCGACGCCGTCACCGCCTGTCGGGTCCTCCACGACGTCCCCGAGGAGCGGCGGGCGGCGGCGTTCGCGGAACTCCGACGGGTGTGTGCCGACGACGGCGTCGTCGGCCTGCTGGAACTGCCGATCACGCCCGACGGCGTCGACGACCACGTGGCGTACTGGCGGGGGTGTCTCGAGGACGCGGGGCTGACCGTCGAACGCGTGGCGACCGTCGAACGGCCGACGCGGGAAGGGACGTACGTCGCCGTCGCGGCGACGCCGGCGTGACCCTCGACACCGGATACACCCCCCCGGGGTGACGTGATCGTCGTCGGCTATCCCGCCGTCGACAACCCCGAGGACCCCGGCGAGTACGAGGTCGAGGTACGACTGAACGGCGAGCGGACCGCCACCGGGACGGTCACCATCGAGTAGCCGCCGACGCTCGTGGGGCGGCCCGAACGGGGCCGACGCGTCGTCCGGAACCGGCGGGCTTTAGGCGCCCATCGCCGACTACACGCGTATGAGCCACGAGGAGTTCCCCACGGATCGACCGGCGGTGGTGACCTGTGGGTTGCCCTACGCCAACGGCGACCTCCACATCGGCCACCTGCGAACGTACGTCGGCGGGGACGTCTACGCCCGCGCCCTGCGCAAACTGGGACAGGAGACGGCCTTCGTCTCCGGATCGGACATGCACGGGACGCCCGTCGCGGTCAACGCCGAGGAGGCGGGCGTCTCCCCGGAGGAGTTCGCCCTGGAGTGGCACGAGACCTACGCGGAGACGTTCCCGAAGTTCGGCGTCGAGTTCGACAACTACGGTCACACCCACGACGAGACGAACGTCGAACTGACGACCGAGATCGTGCGGGCGCTGGCGGACAACGGCCACGTCTACGAGAAGGAGATCATGGTGGCCTACGACCCCGCCGAGGAGCAGTCGCTCCCGGACCGATACGTCGAGGGGACCTGCCCGTACTGCGGGGAGCGGGCCCGCGGCGACGAGTGCGACGAGGGCTGTGGCCGTCACCTCGAACCCGGGGAGATCGAGGACCCCGAAAGCACCATCACCGGCAACCCCGCGGAGTACCGCGAGCAGACCCACAAGTTCTTCCGCGTCTCGGCGTTCCAGGACTACCTCGCCGAGTTCATCGACCGCCTCGAGGGGACGGCGAACGCGAAGAACCAGCCCCGGGAGTGGATCGAAGGGGAGCTCCGCGACTGGTGTATCACCCGCGACATGGACTGGGGGATCGACTACCCGGAGGGCGAGGAGCCACGCTCCTCGGAAAACCGGATGCAGTCCGGTGATGGCGAGGGAGCGGACGATCTGGTCCTCTACGTCTGGGTCGACGCCCCCATCGAGTACGTCTCCTCGACGAAGCAGTACACCGAGCGCGTCGGCGCCGACGTCTTCGACTGGGAGGACGCCTGGAAGGGCGACGGGGAGGTGGTCCACGTCATCGGTCGCGACATCATTCAGCACCACACCGTCTTCTGGCCCGCGATGTTGCGGGGCGCCGACTACGGCGAACCCCGCGCCGTGATGGCGAGCGGGTTCATCACGCTCAACGGCCAGGGCTTCTCCACCTCGCGCAACCGCGCCGTCTGGGCCGACGAGTACCTCGACGAGGGCTTCCACCCGGACCTCCTGCGGTACTACCTCGCCACCAACGGCGGCTTCCAGCAGGACGTGGACTTCTCGTGGGAGCGGTTCCGCGAGCGCGTCAACAACGAACTCGTCGGGACGGTCGGCAACTTCGCCTACCGATCGCTGCTCTTCGCCCACCGCGAGTTCGGCGGGACGCCCGACGCCGACCTCTCGGCCGAGGTGCGCGAACGCATCGAGGACGCCGTCGACGAGTTCGCCGCCGCAGTCAACGACTACTCGGTACGGAAGGCGGGCGACGCCGCCGTCTCGCTCGCGGCCTTCGGCAACGAGTACATCCAGCAAAACGAGCCGTGGAACCTCGTCGACGACGACCCCGAGCGGGCGGCACAGGTGCTCCGGGACTGCGTGCAGGTGTCGAAGGCCGTGGCCGTCCTCTTCGCGCCGGTCGCGCCCGGCACCTGCGACCGCCTGTGGTCGCAGGTCGGCGGCGAGGGGTCGGTCCACGACGTGACCGTCGACGCCGCGCTCGAACCGCCGGCCGCCGAGTTCGACGCCCCCGACGAACTCTACGAGAAGATCCCCGAGGAGCGCGTCGAGGAACTCAACGCGAAACTCGAAGCGCGCGTCGAGGAGGCCGAGGGCGAGGACGACGGCGACGACGAGGGCGAGGACGACGGCGACGCCGCGGTCGACCTCGATCCCCTCGAATCCGAGCGGATCGGCTTCGACGAGTTCCAGGACCTCGACATGCGGGTCGGCGAGATCCTGGCGGCCGAGGGGATCGAGGGAGCGGACGACCTCGCGCGACTCGTCGTCGACATCGGCGTCGAGGAGCGACAGATCGTCGCGGGCATCAAGCAACTCCACGACCTCGACTCCCTGCCCGGGACGCGAGTGGTCGTGCTGGCGAACCTGGAGCCGGCGGAACTGTTCGGCGTCGAATCCAACGGGATGGTGCTCGCCGCGGGCGAGGGGGCGGACCTCCTGACGACGCTCGAGGACGCCGACCCCGGCGAGCGGGTGCGGTAGGCGACCGCGGTCGGTGCCGACCGGCTTTTTCACCCACCCCGTCGAAGGGAGCGGTATGCGACGGGCAAAGATCGTCTGTACACTGGGCCCCGCCTCCGACGACCGGGCGACGATCCGCGAACTCGCGGACGCCGGGATGGCCGTGGCCCGCCTCAACGCGAGTCACGGCACCCACGAGGACCGGGCGGCGCTGATCGAGCGGGTCCACGAGGTCGACGCCGCCATCGACGACCCGCTCTCGGTGATGCTCGACCTCCAGGGTCCGGAGGTCCGGACGGCCCCCCTCGACGACCCCATTCACCTGGAGACCGACTCGACGGTCCGGTTCGTCGAGGGCGACGCGGCGACACCCGAGGAGATCGGGCTCTCCTACGCCCTCGGCGCGGTCGACCCGGACGACCGCATCCTCCTCGACGACGGCCGGATCGAGGCGCGCGTGACGGCCGTCGACGGCGACGTCGTGACCGCCCGCGTCGTCTCCGGGGGCGAACTCGGGAGCCGCAAGGGGGTGAACGTCCCCGGCGTCGACCTCGATCTGGACGTGGTGACCGAGCGCGACCGCCGGGACATCGAGGTCGCCGTCGAACGGGGCGCGGACTTCGTCGCGGCGAGTTTCGTCCGCGACGCCGCCGACGTCCTCGCCGTGACCGACGCCATCGAGAACGCTGGCGGCGACATCCCGGTCGTCGCGAAGGTCGAGCGGGCGGGGGCGGTCGACAACGTCGACGAGATCGTCGCGGCGTCCTACGGCGTGATGGTCGCCCGGGGCGACCTCGGCGTGGAGTGCCCGCTCGAAGACGTGCCGATGGTGCAAAAACGGATCATCGGGACCGCCCAGGACGCGGGCGTTCCCGTCATCACCGCGACGGAGATGCTGGACTCGATGGTCTCGGCCCGGCGGCCGACCCGGGCGGAGGCCTCGGACGTGGCGAACGCGGTGCTCGACGGCACCGACGCGGTGATGCTCTCGGGCGAGACGGCCATCGGCGACCACCCCGTCCGGGTCGTCGAAACGATGGACCGCATCGTCCGGGAGGTCGAAGGGAGCGCGGAGTACGACGAGACGACCGAGGGGCGAGTGCCCGCGGCCGCCGAGGAGTCCCAGACGGAGGCGCTGGCGCGCGCGGCGCGGTATCTCGCCCGCGACCTCGGGGCGGCGGCCATCGTCGCCGTCTCCGAGTCGGGCTATACGGCCCGCGCGACGGCGAAGTTCCGACCGAGCGTCCCCGTCGTCGCGACGACGCCGCGGGATCGGGTCCGCCGCCAACTCGCGCTCTCGTGGGGTGTCGACTCCCAGTACGCCGCCTACCGCGACGACATCGAGGGGATGATCGACGCGGCGGTCGACGCCGCCATCGACGCCGGCGCCGCCGAGAGCGGCGACACCGTGGTCGTCCTCACGGGGATGATGACGGAACTGGAGGGGACGAACACGACGAACACCCTGAAGGTCCACGTCGCCTCCGAGACGGTCGCGACGGGCCGGAACGTCGTCAACGGGCGGGTCGCCGGCCCCGTCTTCCGCTGTCCGGACGGCGACCTCTCGAACGCCCCCGAGGGTGCCATCGTCGTCCTGCCGGCCACCTTCGACGGCCAGTTCGCGGGCGACACCGGTCGCATCGGCGGGATCGTCGACGCCCGGCCGGGGATGACGAGCTACGCCGCCGTGATCGCTCGGGAGCGCGGCGTGCCGATGGTCAGCGGGGCGCCGCTCCCGGACGAGGTCGCCGACGGCACGACCGTGACGGTCAACGCCGACCGGGGTGTCGTGTACGAGGGCGACGTGACGCCGCGCGAACACCAGCGGTGAGCCGCCGCGGGTCGGTATCCCTTTCAGTGACCGGCCGCTACCGACGGGCATGAGCGCCGTTCCGGAGGAGGACCGCGAGGACGACGAGTCGCAATGGCGGTTCGCCCTCGACGAGGTGGGCGAGGACGCCGAACCCGACGCGCCGGACCCCATCGAACCGGAGACGCCGTCCCTGGAGAACGCCGCCTTCGTCCTCCTCGGGGTAGCCCTCTCGATCCTGCTCTTCTATGCGGCCCTCGCCGGGCTGTGACTGTGGCCGGCGGGGCCGGTAGTATAAACGCCCGCGGCTCAAAGGCGAGGACATGGTCGTCGCCACGAGCGTCCTGCAGGCGGGGATCGAACTCGGTCCCCAGACCCTTCCACTCCTCCTGGTGATCGCGGGGCTCGGCCTGTCCATCGCGGAGGCGATGGCACCGGGTGCACACTTCGCGGTCCTGGGTGTCGCCTTGCTCGGGGCCGGCATCGTCGGCCTGTTGCTGGGACCGATCGCCGGGCCGCTCGTCCTCGCAGTCCTCGTTCTCGTCTTCGGGGGCCTGGCGCTCGCGGGCTACCGCCGGTTCGACCTCTACGGGGGCGCGGGCTCCGGGCGGACGAGCGACTCCAACTCGCTCCGTGGCCGGACGGGACGCGTGACCGAACGGGTGACCGAGGGGTCGGGGGAAGTGAAACTCGACCGCGGCGGCTTCAACCCCAACTACAGCGCCCGCGCGCTCGACGGCGAGATTCCCGTCGGCGCGGAGGTGCTGGTGGTCGACCCCGGCGGCGGGAACGTGCTCACCGTCGCCTCGCTGGACGAGATGGAAGACGACATCGACGCCGAACTCGCCAGGGAGCGAGCCGCGACGGCGGCGGAAGCGGACGACGGGGAGTCAACCGGCGAGGAGGAGTCGGAACGGGCCTGACCGTGGCGTTTAAACCGACGCCGGTCCGAACGGAACGTAATGGCTTTTGAGGAGCTGCTGAGCGATCCGGTGATCCAGAAGTACCTCCACGAACTCGTCGGGCCGACGGGGATGCCGGTCGCCGCCGCGCCGCCGGACGGGGAGGTGACGGACGAGGAACTCGCCGAGGAGTTGGGGTTGGAACTGAACGACGTGCGCCGTGCCCTGTTTATCCTCTACGAGAACGACCTCGCCAGCTACCGCCGCGTCCGCGACGAGGACTCGGGGTGGCTCACCTACCTCTGGACGTTCCAGTACGAGAACATTCCGGAGAACTTGGAGGAGGAGATGCACCGGCTGCTCGACGCCCTGGAGGAGCGTCTCGAGTACGAGCGAACCCACGAGTTCTACCTCTCGGAGCCCGCGGGCATCCGCTTCGAGTTCAGCGAGGCCATGGAGTTCGACTTCCAGTGCCCGGAGACGGGCGCGCCGCTCGAACCGATGGACAACGACGACCTCGTCGAGGCGACCGAACGCCGGATCGAGGAACTCCAAGGCGAACTCAACGTGGAAGTCACCCGCTGATGGTCGTCCTCGCAACCAAGTGTTACGTCGAGGGGTCGGCTCGCGAGCGGGCGCTCGACGGGATGGACGCGCTGGTCGACAACGCGGTCGGCGACCTGGACGTGGAGTGGGAGGTCGGCGTCCGCCACGACGACTTCGTCTCGGTGACGATCACGGGCGACGACGCGGTGGCCGCGCGCAACGCCCTCGGCGAGGAGTGGGGGGCGATCGGTACGGGCTTCGAGGACGGCGAGACCTACGTCGGGACGCTCGAATCCTGGGACGACGAAGGGGTCGTCCTCGACGCGGGCGAGCGGGTCCGGATCCCGGCCGACGAACTCGGCCTCGGCCCGGGGTCGCCGTCACAGATTCGGGACCGGTTCGGTCTCGTCCAGCACCTTCCCCTGCGCTTTACCGCGGGCGATCCGCCGCGGCTGGCCGACGCCGAACGCGACCGGCTGTTCGAGTGGACCCGCGGCGACAACGGCCGACTGAACGTCAACAGCGCGACGCGGGGCGAGG is from Haloplanus salinarum and encodes:
- a CDS encoding pantoate kinase; amino-acid sequence: MSEQSRGADATAFVPGHVTGFFSPYPDDDPERAGSRGAGVTLSDGVRVTVQPADDAPRITLDGEDCPMAAVETVLSALDVADRARVIAEGDLPLGTGFGVSGAMALGTALAANRAFGCERSTNALVTLAHRAEVVAGTGLGDVVAQARGGVPIRLDPGAPAHGRLDAVPERARVEYLTLGDLSTAAVLAGDTDRLVTAGEAALSRLVDRPTLSTLLDESRRFADETGLVTDRLAEVLSAVDDAGGRASMAMLGETVFALGSGLSDAGYDATVCRTYDAGAHLADD
- a CDS encoding 4-phosphopantoate--beta-alanine ligase, producing MVEAEIPADHPRHDSLVTRHRVEAGVEKGITSRQGLIAQGRGEAFDYLLGERTIPSADAAARAAAAHLLLADHPVVAVNGNAAALVPAELVDLADAVGADLEVNLFNRTDERIRAIADHLREHGAREVKGMAADARIPNLAHERAKVDADGIADADVVLVPLEDGDRAAALADLGKVELVIDLNPLSRSAQVADVPIVDNILRAVPRITAHARDLADADRAELERLVAEFDPDATLAAAERAIRGGDLDYSSG
- a CDS encoding molybdopterin-dependent oxidoreductase, producing the protein MVSVPGELAPPPRIVDWSLFAAVGVAVATGVTSFWLGHPSDAAVFWIHAVAGLSLLPLLAAKFRRVAGRVRDRRAWDRATPLSVCLAAVAVAAGATGVGWALGVTAPLGVWTLLNLHILFGLLVGPLLLVHLRSRFRPLRGRDVRDRRVALQYAALVAAGGATAWILRRLAALLETPAASRRFTGSRELDAGSDLPVTSWVVDDPAPVEPAAWTLTVDGRVARPLALGVDDLQPATERRALLDCTSGWYAERDWRGLDLGTLVDAAEPTADAAWVTVHSVTGYRWSLPLPEAREALLATHLSGERLDHGHGYPLRLVAPDRRGFQWVKWIERVEVRRRPDPRQWLAVFVSGFYSSG
- a CDS encoding pyridoxal phosphate-dependent aminotransferase, which encodes MTLGPTDRVRAVERSSIRYMFDIAEEMDDDLVRLEVGIPDFETPEHVVDAACTAARDGHTSYTTNAGNPELRAAIADHMADDYGVQVAPDEVIVTAGGMEALHLAALCTVSPGEEVVFPTPGFPNYWVQVRMADGVPTPVPMPADDGFALDADRLVDAIGPDTALVILCSPNNPTGRTYDADAVNAVVDAAAEHDAYVVADEVYLGLSYGRDPQGVAAMTGHPENVLTVNSCSKRYAMTGWRVGWLAGTTDIVDQATKIHESTTSCASSVSQHAALAALTGPQDAAADMYDAFRERRDYVVDRVATIDGLTCPRPEGAFYAFLDPDLPGTSLEMAEHLLREYGVVLAPGDGFGEAGDGHVRLSFANSLDRLETGLDRLERAIDDAR
- a CDS encoding class I SAM-dependent methyltransferase, whose product is MASRPHFFGVYHWRERLPRIAAAAVLLWAAVVAYRRGGRTLRAVAVGVAAGALYRGGDAARRLCSPAPWALDRAKYDALGSILSLEDADRVLDVGCGSGRSIVGLAPSLPDGTTVVGLDPFDDRVILGNGPALARHNGALAGVDVSPVAGDAARLPLADGSVDAVTACRVLHDVPEERRAAAFAELRRVCADDGVVGLLELPITPDGVDDHVAYWRGCLEDAGLTVERVATVERPTREGTYVAVAATPA
- a CDS encoding FimD/PapC N-terminal domain-containing protein codes for the protein MIVVGYPAVDNPEDPGEYEVEVRLNGERTATGTVTIE
- the metG gene encoding methionine--tRNA ligase; protein product: MSHEEFPTDRPAVVTCGLPYANGDLHIGHLRTYVGGDVYARALRKLGQETAFVSGSDMHGTPVAVNAEEAGVSPEEFALEWHETYAETFPKFGVEFDNYGHTHDETNVELTTEIVRALADNGHVYEKEIMVAYDPAEEQSLPDRYVEGTCPYCGERARGDECDEGCGRHLEPGEIEDPESTITGNPAEYREQTHKFFRVSAFQDYLAEFIDRLEGTANAKNQPREWIEGELRDWCITRDMDWGIDYPEGEEPRSSENRMQSGDGEGADDLVLYVWVDAPIEYVSSTKQYTERVGADVFDWEDAWKGDGEVVHVIGRDIIQHHTVFWPAMLRGADYGEPRAVMASGFITLNGQGFSTSRNRAVWADEYLDEGFHPDLLRYYLATNGGFQQDVDFSWERFRERVNNELVGTVGNFAYRSLLFAHREFGGTPDADLSAEVRERIEDAVDEFAAAVNDYSVRKAGDAAVSLAAFGNEYIQQNEPWNLVDDDPERAAQVLRDCVQVSKAVAVLFAPVAPGTCDRLWSQVGGEGSVHDVTVDAALEPPAAEFDAPDELYEKIPEERVEELNAKLEARVEEAEGEDDGDDEGEDDGDAAVDLDPLESERIGFDEFQDLDMRVGEILAAEGIEGADDLARLVVDIGVEERQIVAGIKQLHDLDSLPGTRVVVLANLEPAELFGVESNGMVLAAGEGADLLTTLEDADPGERVR
- the pyk gene encoding pyruvate kinase — its product is MRRAKIVCTLGPASDDRATIRELADAGMAVARLNASHGTHEDRAALIERVHEVDAAIDDPLSVMLDLQGPEVRTAPLDDPIHLETDSTVRFVEGDAATPEEIGLSYALGAVDPDDRILLDDGRIEARVTAVDGDVVTARVVSGGELGSRKGVNVPGVDLDLDVVTERDRRDIEVAVERGADFVAASFVRDAADVLAVTDAIENAGGDIPVVAKVERAGAVDNVDEIVAASYGVMVARGDLGVECPLEDVPMVQKRIIGTAQDAGVPVITATEMLDSMVSARRPTRAEASDVANAVLDGTDAVMLSGETAIGDHPVRVVETMDRIVREVEGSAEYDETTEGRVPAAAEESQTEALARAARYLARDLGAAAIVAVSESGYTARATAKFRPSVPVVATTPRDRVRRQLALSWGVDSQYAAYRDDIEGMIDAAVDAAIDAGAAESGDTVVVLTGMMTELEGTNTTNTLKVHVASETVATGRNVVNGRVAGPVFRCPDGDLSNAPEGAIVVLPATFDGQFAGDTGRIGGIVDARPGMTSYAAVIARERGVPMVSGAPLPDEVADGTTVTVNADRGVVYEGDVTPREHQR
- a CDS encoding DUF7312 domain-containing protein, producing the protein MSAVPEEDREDDESQWRFALDEVGEDAEPDAPDPIEPETPSLENAAFVLLGVALSILLFYAALAGL
- a CDS encoding NfeD family protein, yielding MVVATSVLQAGIELGPQTLPLLLVIAGLGLSIAEAMAPGAHFAVLGVALLGAGIVGLLLGPIAGPLVLAVLVLVFGGLALAGYRRFDLYGGAGSGRTSDSNSLRGRTGRVTERVTEGSGEVKLDRGGFNPNYSARALDGEIPVGAEVLVVDPGGGNVLTVASLDEMEDDIDAELARERAATAAEADDGESTGEEESERA
- a CDS encoding transcription factor encodes the protein MAFEELLSDPVIQKYLHELVGPTGMPVAAAPPDGEVTDEELAEELGLELNDVRRALFILYENDLASYRRVRDEDSGWLTYLWTFQYENIPENLEEEMHRLLDALEERLEYERTHEFYLSEPAGIRFEFSEAMEFDFQCPETGAPLEPMDNDDLVEATERRIEELQGELNVEVTR
- a CDS encoding DUF2110 family protein; its protein translation is MVVLATKCYVEGSARERALDGMDALVDNAVGDLDVEWEVGVRHDDFVSVTITGDDAVAARNALGEEWGAIGTGFEDGETYVGTLESWDDEGVVLDAGERVRIPADELGLGPGSPSQIRDRFGLVQHLPLRFTAGDPPRLADAERDRLFEWTRGDNGRLNVNSATRGEVRATINRAGHARDIVTVERLGLLEQSVVCAEGTDPPGLLASVGEYLPAELKCVIP